The following are from one region of the Longimicrobiaceae bacterium genome:
- a CDS encoding molybdenum cofactor biosynthesis protein B — protein sequence MASNSSEQHHAIAAERGPVTVGVVTVSDSRTEETDTNLHFLRDAITGAGHVLAGYRLIRDEPDQVAAALDELVAGDARVVLFNGGTGISPRDTTFDVLSRKLEKTLPGFGELFRMLSWEQVGAAAMLSRATAGVYRGRVVISMPGSPAAVRLAWEKLIAPELQHLAWEVAR from the coding sequence ATGGCATCGAACAGCAGCGAGCAGCACCACGCGATCGCGGCCGAGCGCGGGCCCGTGACGGTGGGCGTCGTGACCGTCAGCGACTCGCGGACCGAGGAGACGGACACGAACCTGCACTTCCTGCGCGATGCGATCACCGGCGCCGGACACGTGCTGGCGGGCTACCGGCTGATCCGCGACGAGCCGGACCAGGTGGCGGCCGCGCTGGACGAGCTTGTGGCGGGCGATGCGCGCGTGGTGCTGTTCAACGGCGGCACCGGCATCTCGCCGCGCGACACCACGTTCGACGTGCTGAGCCGCAAGCTGGAGAAGACGCTGCCCGGCTTCGGCGAGCTGTTCCGCATGCTGAGCTGGGAGCAGGTGGGCGCCGCGGCCATGCTCTCGCGCGCCACGGCCGGCGTCTACCGCGGCCGCGTGGTCATCTCCATGCCCGGCTCCCCCGCCGCCGTCCGCCTCGCGTGGGAGAAGCTGATCGCCCCCGAGCTTCAGCACCTGGCCTGGGAGGTCGCGCGGTAG